GGGAGGATCGCGCCCGGAAGAGGCAAAGATGGCGGCGGAAGAGTACTGCTCCTGCAGGCCTGACAGGCGTGCAACCGTCAACGGCAACACATCACCACGCAGGCTATTCGCTTCCAGACCAAAACGGCGGTGCTGGTGCTGCGCGACCGCGCCGTCTTCGTCATCGCCCAGCCGGTGCAGATTAAACCGGATGCGCTGCTTCTTCAGCAGCGAACTGTGCGGGTGCCGGACTCTCTGATGAAGGACATGCAGGATGGAAACACTTTGCTCCGCAACCAGTTCGGGCTGCTCATCCGCAAGCATGGAAGCGGGCTCGGAACACGACTTACCCGCCGCAGCCGAAAGCTGCGAAGGATTGGCGGCCGCAGCCCAGCCCTGCATGCAGAGCAACAGCACGGGCAGGCACATCCACCACAAAAGTCGGGTTCGAATCCGCAGAGGGTTACCCCGAGATAAAGTGACCTTACTTTATCGCAAATCCCGCCCTGTTGCTGAATTATTTCCGCCGGCTGGCTTACGTCTTTCGTGGGAAGATCTAAATTTTGACCGCGCCACATTTCTTACTGCATCTTCAAACGGCGCTCTCTGCGCTGAGATCTTAAGTGATAACGATTCGCCCGCGGACGATAGCGCCGATGAAGCTGATTGCCCGGTATGGCCGGACTGGTTTCCGCCGGGGCGGGAGCAGACGGGGGAGCCAGCTTCGGGAAGGTATGCGGAATCAGGAAGCTGAGGCCGCTTTCAATATCCGGCCCAGATTCAAGAAGAACTCGCTGTTTGAATAACTTGCCATCATATCGAACAATGACGGACTGATTTCCGGCGGGGAGACTCCGGAACAGAAATCGTCCCTGAGAGTCCGTATGCACGGTCCGGTGAAGACCGGGAATGCTCACTTCTGCCCCCGCCAGCGGCGCCTTCTTGCCTGTGCTGCCATCAAAAAACTCCACCTGCCCAGAAGCGCTCCGCTCTGCCGGAAGCCGGAAAACGACGTGCCCCGGATTGCGAGCAGTCACGTGTACCTTTTGATCCTGCAGGCTGCTCAGCGGATAGCCCGGGGGGAAGGTCGACGCCTCCGGATGAATAGTGTAGACACCGTCCGGAAGTCCATCCACCGTGAATGTGCCATCGCCTGCCGTATCGATTTGTCTGGAGATATGCGCACCCGTGATTCGCAACGTGACCTCCAGGCCTTGTCCGGCATCATTGATCACCTTGCCAAAGATGCGCCCCTGAGCAATATCCACGCCGAAATCCGCGGTTCCTCCCGTCATGACTGACCGGGGATTGCTGCTGGTATAGAAAAATACCTGCTTGTTGCGGTAATCCACCTCAACGCGGTGCATACCATAGGGCACCCCGCGAAACATATAATGACCGGCCGCATTGGTATGAGTCGAACGATGCCCGTCCAGATAGACCAGCACTCCCTCCAACGGCTGATCTCCCGTCGAGAAGCTCTGCTCATACGCTGCATCTTCAAAGACGTATCCCTGAATCACTCCATGACGCACGGGGAGAATCCATCGCGGAATGGCATAAAGCTGATGCTGCAGTGAGAACTGAATGACAGGCTGAGTCGAAGCCTGTCCACCCGCAACGGTGTGAAACATCGAGAAGCCAGCATTCAGCACGTTGTTCGGCCCCATCTTTCGAGTCCACGTGACGCCGCCATCCAGCAGGCGCATCGCCGCGATATTGCCGCCACTACTCGTGTTGATCAGCGCATTGAACGAGAAACGGCCCGCTTTCCGGCTCGTCCAGTTCAACATTCCGCCATATTGTTTGCGGTTGGTCGCCAGACCAAAAGTGACCGGCTGGGTATAACCCTGCGAGGTAAGTGACGAGTTTTCCCGCATAAATTGCGCCAACTGCGCGGGACTCATCGCCGTGACGCTCTCATGCTGCAGCATTTGTTGCAGAGAACTGTTCCCGCTCTGCACCGGAGCCAGCACAGGCGTCTCTGTCTGAACATCGAAATACACAGAACCGCTCACAGCCGCCATGCCTGCCTGCAAGGTCGTCGAATAGTTATGGCTATCGGGCGTGGTGCCACCGTTCTTCAGCAACTCGTATTGAAAAGATCCGCCGACATGCTTCCACTGCAGTTGCGGACCAAAGAGAAATCCTTTGCTGATGATGGTCGGCGAGTAGGGCAGCGTCTCAATGAATCGCGACGCCGTAATACCACCCGTCACACCAAAGTGCCGCTGCAGATTCACAACTTCCTGCAGGCTGGCGGTATCGACTTGCTGACGCTCGAGCGCCAGATTGATTTTGGTGTCGCTGCCTGAAGCCTGCATTTGAGCCTTCTTCCCGAACTT
The DNA window shown above is from Acidobacterium capsulatum ATCC 51196 and carries:
- a CDS encoding MSCRAMM family protein; the protein is MIRFLLLVLLGCLLAPPMWAQVQARDAILVQYRHTRSFTEPGVTAVYSLNTDVADAQAVPGGYEIVGRAPGQANVVVVTITGVHTLLVTVPAPVSRRRQTSGLPSVPGQTVQYGQYQFLYNNNPDEITNVENLTEIEGVRTIHIQITNADLFQANGQTPIGFPLLSYQVSYPKRTLTLVDEMVDNSDLTLNGVLLRGIHYTTGAWEFHAGITSMTQFQDFLLPGNRYEVAGLSRSFRLSKHSSLKWNFYYFDTNTTVNYGAQTGGIGTVQYDLTLGHTLQASAEVGMGNGGAFSGKIEGGTATQRYNLNIHYLSPQIASLGMTLLHGRTASFNWTGKFGKKAQMQASGSDTKINLALERQQVDTASLQEVVNLQRHFGVTGGITASRFIETLPYSPTIISKGFLFGPQLQWKHVGGSFQYELLKNGGTTPDSHNYSTTLQAGMAAVSGSVYFDVQTETPVLAPVQSGNSSLQQMLQHESVTAMSPAQLAQFMRENSSLTSQGYTQPVTFGLATNRKQYGGMLNWTSRKAGRFSFNALINTSSGGNIAAMRLLDGGVTWTRKMGPNNVLNAGFSMFHTVAGGQASTQPVIQFSLQHQLYAIPRWILPVRHGVIQGYVFEDAAYEQSFSTGDQPLEGVLVYLDGHRSTHTNAAGHYMFRGVPYGMHRVEVDYRNKQVFFYTSSNPRSVMTGGTADFGVDIAQGRIFGKVINDAGQGLEVTLRITGAHISRQIDTAGDGTFTVDGLPDGVYTIHPEASTFPPGYPLSSLQDQKVHVTARNPGHVVFRLPAERSASGQVEFFDGSTGKKAPLAGAEVSIPGLHRTVHTDSQGRFLFRSLPAGNQSVIVRYDGKLFKQRVLLESGPDIESGLSFLIPHTFPKLAPPSAPAPAETSPAIPGNQLHRRYRPRANRYHLRSQRRERRLKMQ